From Etheostoma cragini isolate CJK2018 chromosome 10, CSU_Ecrag_1.0, whole genome shotgun sequence, the proteins below share one genomic window:
- the LOC117951950 gene encoding progesterone receptor-like isoform X2, with translation MAFCACLSALEDTSNSLILNKRDIADTCACPTTAELSKALSVSLGLDPVSNSPLSNTNQRSRSEFADFEPSVENSFRGGREFGADRNANSEGNRLLLDDTHITEDFVEVCHGIQQVSCMDLLRSGDVESAHPAPCGPLLSRYISKESNLFTSQMEEPSAPSEVNECLPLQPYHAYSANPNAYREMPGVWCAYSRSEPERSRSGEPNLVCKYCNCGQASLGSSQECRCVWYSKGEQCGKGGTRPTMAQGYGRVESYQTPHGQSSLATIKTEPSVWMDCSDRSFRHEDLFPGVYLSDRRVCQVCGDDASGCHYGAVTCGSCKVFFKRAAAGKQNHLCASRNDCTIDKLRRKNCASCRLKRCFMSGMSLKGRRLKGTGSTRKGEEDQPLVPRGAGEMGERAGKTDVIMGSGSAQTSQALALGIPPTVRSCISLLSVLQAIEPALVNAGHDHGLPDSPASLLTSLNELGERQLVTVVHWAKAIPGFRDLHVDDQMSVIQLSWMGVMVLALGWRSYTLTNSSLLFFAPDLVFNDQRMQVSSMYDHCVRMKLLSQRFCMLKVTQEEFLCMKALVLFSIMPVEGLKNQRCFDELRTSYIKELDRLASQCGETTRTQRLFELTQLLDYLQSVVRKLHQFTYDLFIQAQSLNTRVNFPEMISEIVSVHVPKILSGMVKPILFHNTA, from the exons ATGGCCTTCTGCGCGTGCTTGTCTGCTTTAGAAGACACGTCAAActctttaatattaaataagCGCGATATTGCGGATACCTGTGCGTGCCCAACTACTGCTGAGCTCAGTAAGGCATTGTCAGTCTCCCTGGGCTTGGACCCGGTGTCCAACTCCCCGCTCAGCAACACGAACCAGCGCTCCAGAAGCGAGTTTGCAGACTTCGAGCCCAGTGTGGAGAATAGTTTCCGAGGAGGGCGCGAGTTTGGAGCGGACCGAAACGCGAACTCAGAAGGAAACCGGCTTCTACTGGATGATACGCACATAACAGAGGACTTTGTAGAAGTGTGCCACGGCATCCAGCAGGTGAGCTGCATGGATCTGCTCAGATCGGGCGACGTGGAGAGCGCGCACCCCGCGCCCTGCGGCCCGCTCCTATCCAGGTATATCTCCAAAGAATCTAACTTGTTTACAAGCCAGATGGAAGAGCCGTCCGCGCCCAGTGAGGTCAACGAGTGCTTGCCTTTGCAGCCCTACCATGCGTACTCCGCCAACCCAAACGCATACAGAGAAATGCCGGGTGTGTGGTGCGCTTACAGCCGATCCGAACCAGAAAGAAGCAGATCCGGTGAACCTAATTTAGTGTGCAAATATTGTAATTGTGGACAAGCGTCTCTTGGATCCAGCCAGGAATGCCGCTGTGTCTGGTACAGCAAGGGCGAGCAGTGCGGGAAAGGTGGCACGCGACCAACGATGGCACAAGGGTACGGCCGGGTGGAAAGTTACCAAACTCCTCACGGACAGAGCAGTTTGGCCACGATCAAGACCGAGCCTTCAGTCTGGATGGACTGCTCGGATCGCAGTTTCag gcatgAGGATTTGTTTCCAGGTGTGTACCTATCAGACAGGAGAGTGTGTCAGGTGTGCGGCGATGATGCTTCAGGTTGTCACTATGGTGCCGTCACCTGTGGCAGCTGCAAAGTATTCTTTAAGAGGGCCGCTGCAG GTAAGCAGAACCACCTGTGTGCAAGCCGGAATGACTGTACCATCGACAAGCTGAGGAGGAAAAACTGTGCCTCGTGCCGCTTGAAGAGATGCTTCATGTCAGGAATGAGCCTGAAAG GTCGCAGGCTGAAGGGAACTGGATCGACAAGGAAAGGCGAGGAGGATCAACCTCTGGTTCCCAGGGGGGCAGGAGAAATGGGGGAAAGGGCCGGGAAGACAGACGTAATCATGGGGTCCGGGAGTGCTCAAA CATCCCAGGCCCTGGCTCTAGGCATCCCCCCGACCGTGCGCTCCTGCATCTCCCTGCTCAGCGTCTTGCAGGCCATTGAGCCAGCTTTGGTCAATGCTGGACACGACCACGGGCTGCCAGACAGCCCCGCGTCCTTGCTCACGAGCCTCAATGAGCTTGGGGAAAGACAGCTGGTAACTGTGGTGCACTGGGCCAAGGCAATACCAG GTTTCCGTGACCTTCACGTGGATGATCAGATGTCAGTGATTCAGTTGTCTTGGATGGGGGTGATGGTGTTGGCTTTGGGCTGGAGGTCCTACACACTCACTAACAGCTCCTTGCTCTTCTTTGCTCCGGACCTGGTCTTCAACGA CCAAAGGATGCAAGTGTCCAGTATGTATGATCACTGTGTGAGGATGAAGCTGCTCTCCCAAAGGTTCTGCATGCTGAAGGTAACTCAGGAGGAGTTCCTCTGCATGAAGGCCCTGGTCCTCTTCAGCATCA TGCCAGTGGAGGGCTTGAAGAACCAGCGTTGTTTTGATGAACTGCGGACCTCCTACATCAAGGAGCTGGATCGCTTGGCCAGCCAATGCGGAGAGACCACCCGTACACAGAGACTGTTTGAGCTCACGCAGCTGCTGGACTACCTCCAATCG GTTGTGAGGAAGTTACACCAGTTCACCTATGATCTGTTTATCCAAGCTCAGTCCCTCAACACGCGTGTCAACTTCCCGGAGATGATCTCGGAGATTGTAAGCGTCCATGTGCCCAAGATCCTCTCGGGGATGGTCAAGCCCATCCTTTTCCACAACACAGCGTAG
- the LOC117951950 gene encoding progesterone receptor-like isoform X1: MAFCACLSALEDTSNSLILNKRDIADTCACPTTAELSKALSVSLGLDPVSNSPLSNTNQRSRSEFADFEPSVENSFRGGREFGADRNANSEGNRLLLDDTHITEDFVEVCHGIQQVSCMDLLRSGDVESAHPAPCGPLLSRYISKESNLFTSQMEEPSAPSEVNECLPLQPYHAYSANPNAYREMPGVWCAYSRSEPERSRSGEPNLVCKYCNCGQASLGSSQECRCVWYSKGEQCGKGGTRPTMAQGYGRVESYQTPHGQSSLATIKTEPSVWMDCSDRSFRHEDLFPGVYLSDRRVCQVCGDDASGCHYGAVTCGSCKVFFKRAAAGKQNHLCASRNDCTIDKLRRKNCASCRLKRCFMSGMSLKGRRLKGTGSTRKGEEDQPLVPRGAGEMGERAGKTDVIMGSGSAQTASQALALGIPPTVRSCISLLSVLQAIEPALVNAGHDHGLPDSPASLLTSLNELGERQLVTVVHWAKAIPGFRDLHVDDQMSVIQLSWMGVMVLALGWRSYTLTNSSLLFFAPDLVFNDQRMQVSSMYDHCVRMKLLSQRFCMLKVTQEEFLCMKALVLFSIMPVEGLKNQRCFDELRTSYIKELDRLASQCGETTRTQRLFELTQLLDYLQSVVRKLHQFTYDLFIQAQSLNTRVNFPEMISEIVSVHVPKILSGMVKPILFHNTA; the protein is encoded by the exons ATGGCCTTCTGCGCGTGCTTGTCTGCTTTAGAAGACACGTCAAActctttaatattaaataagCGCGATATTGCGGATACCTGTGCGTGCCCAACTACTGCTGAGCTCAGTAAGGCATTGTCAGTCTCCCTGGGCTTGGACCCGGTGTCCAACTCCCCGCTCAGCAACACGAACCAGCGCTCCAGAAGCGAGTTTGCAGACTTCGAGCCCAGTGTGGAGAATAGTTTCCGAGGAGGGCGCGAGTTTGGAGCGGACCGAAACGCGAACTCAGAAGGAAACCGGCTTCTACTGGATGATACGCACATAACAGAGGACTTTGTAGAAGTGTGCCACGGCATCCAGCAGGTGAGCTGCATGGATCTGCTCAGATCGGGCGACGTGGAGAGCGCGCACCCCGCGCCCTGCGGCCCGCTCCTATCCAGGTATATCTCCAAAGAATCTAACTTGTTTACAAGCCAGATGGAAGAGCCGTCCGCGCCCAGTGAGGTCAACGAGTGCTTGCCTTTGCAGCCCTACCATGCGTACTCCGCCAACCCAAACGCATACAGAGAAATGCCGGGTGTGTGGTGCGCTTACAGCCGATCCGAACCAGAAAGAAGCAGATCCGGTGAACCTAATTTAGTGTGCAAATATTGTAATTGTGGACAAGCGTCTCTTGGATCCAGCCAGGAATGCCGCTGTGTCTGGTACAGCAAGGGCGAGCAGTGCGGGAAAGGTGGCACGCGACCAACGATGGCACAAGGGTACGGCCGGGTGGAAAGTTACCAAACTCCTCACGGACAGAGCAGTTTGGCCACGATCAAGACCGAGCCTTCAGTCTGGATGGACTGCTCGGATCGCAGTTTCag gcatgAGGATTTGTTTCCAGGTGTGTACCTATCAGACAGGAGAGTGTGTCAGGTGTGCGGCGATGATGCTTCAGGTTGTCACTATGGTGCCGTCACCTGTGGCAGCTGCAAAGTATTCTTTAAGAGGGCCGCTGCAG GTAAGCAGAACCACCTGTGTGCAAGCCGGAATGACTGTACCATCGACAAGCTGAGGAGGAAAAACTGTGCCTCGTGCCGCTTGAAGAGATGCTTCATGTCAGGAATGAGCCTGAAAG GTCGCAGGCTGAAGGGAACTGGATCGACAAGGAAAGGCGAGGAGGATCAACCTCTGGTTCCCAGGGGGGCAGGAGAAATGGGGGAAAGGGCCGGGAAGACAGACGTAATCATGGGGTCCGGGAGTGCTCAAA CAGCATCCCAGGCCCTGGCTCTAGGCATCCCCCCGACCGTGCGCTCCTGCATCTCCCTGCTCAGCGTCTTGCAGGCCATTGAGCCAGCTTTGGTCAATGCTGGACACGACCACGGGCTGCCAGACAGCCCCGCGTCCTTGCTCACGAGCCTCAATGAGCTTGGGGAAAGACAGCTGGTAACTGTGGTGCACTGGGCCAAGGCAATACCAG GTTTCCGTGACCTTCACGTGGATGATCAGATGTCAGTGATTCAGTTGTCTTGGATGGGGGTGATGGTGTTGGCTTTGGGCTGGAGGTCCTACACACTCACTAACAGCTCCTTGCTCTTCTTTGCTCCGGACCTGGTCTTCAACGA CCAAAGGATGCAAGTGTCCAGTATGTATGATCACTGTGTGAGGATGAAGCTGCTCTCCCAAAGGTTCTGCATGCTGAAGGTAACTCAGGAGGAGTTCCTCTGCATGAAGGCCCTGGTCCTCTTCAGCATCA TGCCAGTGGAGGGCTTGAAGAACCAGCGTTGTTTTGATGAACTGCGGACCTCCTACATCAAGGAGCTGGATCGCTTGGCCAGCCAATGCGGAGAGACCACCCGTACACAGAGACTGTTTGAGCTCACGCAGCTGCTGGACTACCTCCAATCG GTTGTGAGGAAGTTACACCAGTTCACCTATGATCTGTTTATCCAAGCTCAGTCCCTCAACACGCGTGTCAACTTCCCGGAGATGATCTCGGAGATTGTAAGCGTCCATGTGCCCAAGATCCTCTCGGGGATGGTCAAGCCCATCCTTTTCCACAACACAGCGTAG
- the LOC117952227 gene encoding moesin-like isoform X2 — MTPQRKGYKHVSEEVFRLRIKKKQMSTINVRVTTMDAELEFAILPSTTGKQLFDQIVKTIGLRETWFFGLQYQDSKSFSTWLKLNKRVTAQDVKRDNPLLIKFKAKFYPEDVADELIQETTQRLFFLQVKECILNDDIYCPPETAVLLASYAVQVKQGDYRKDYHVPGYLAKEKLLPQRVLEQHKLNKNQWENRIQVWHQEHKGLLREDAMVEYLKIAQDLEMYGVNYFNIKNKKGSELWLGVDALGLNIYDKKDKMTPKIGFPWSEIRNISFNDKKFVIKPIDKKAPDFVFYVPRLRINKRILALCMGNHDLYMRRRKPDTIEVQQMKAQAKEEKNKRQMERALLESEKKKRENAEKETEKIARETMELMERLRQIEEQTKRAQDELEEQTQRALELEKERMVAQEEAERLDKDRRAALEAKAARLYQSETQTKSQESLATELAELTSKISLLEDAKKEKDEEANKWQKRAMVVEADLKQTKEELKTKLMGVHIQDSVQPPMHEHDETDESSDEASAELTPPGMVRDRSEEERVTEAHKNKRLQKNLKFLSTELAGAVDESKKTPNDLIHAENVKAGRDKYKTLRQIRQGNTKQRIDEFESM; from the exons ATGACTCCACAGAGAAAAGGCTACAAGCACGTCTCTGAAGAAGTGTTTCGACTacggattaaaaaaaaacaaatgtcaact ATAAATGTCCGAGTTACAACCATGGATGCTGAGCTGGAGTTTGCCATCCTGCCCAGCACCACTGGCAAACAACTTTTTGACCAG ATAGTGAAGACGATCGGGCTGAGGGAAACCTGGTTCTTTGGCCTCCAGTATCAGGACAGCAAAAGCTTCTCCACCTGGCTCAAGCTGAACAAAAGG GTGACCGCTCAAGATGTGAAGAGGGACAACCCGTTGTTGATTAAGTTCAAGGCCAAGTTTTACCCTGAGGATGTCGCAGATGAACTGATCCAGGAGACAACACAGCGCCTCTTCTTCCTACAG GTAAAAGAATGCATCCTAAATGATGACATATACTGTCCACCCGAGACTGCAGTGCTCTTGGCATCGTATGCTGTTCAGGTCAAACAAGGAGACTACAGGAAAGACTATCACGTACCGGGATACCTCGCGAAAGAGAAGCTGCTGCCACAGAG GGTTTTGGAGCAGCACAAGCTGAATAAGAATCAGTGGGAGAATAGAATCCAGGTGTGGCATCAAGAGCACAAGGGATTGCTGAG GGAAGATGCCATGGTGGAGTACCTCAAGATAGCCCAGGATCTGGAGATGTACGGGGTCAACTACTTTAACATCAAGAACAAGAAAGGATCCGAGCTGTGGTTGGGGGTGGACGCGCTGGGGCTGAACATCTATGACAAGAAGGACAA GATGACCCCAAAGATTGGCTTCCCCTGGAGTGAGATCAGGAACATTTCCTTCAATGACAAGAAGTTTGTCATCAAACCAATCGACAAGAAAGCTCCG GACTTTGTTTTCTACGTCCCTCGTCTTCGCATCAACAAACGTATCCTGGCATTGTGTATGGGGAATCATGACCTGTACATGCGGAGACGTAAACCTGACACCATTGAGGTGCAGCAGATGAAGGCCCAGGCCAAGGAGGAGAAGAACAAGAGGCAGATGGAGAG GGCTCTGCTcgagagtgagaaaaaaaagcgAGAAAATGCCGAGAAGGAAACAGAGAAGATTGCTCGTGAGACCATGGAGCTGATGGAGAGATTGAGACAGATTGAAGAGCAGACAAAGAGAGCTCAAGATG AGCTAGAGGAGCAGACACAAAGGGCTCTTGAGTTAGAGAAGGAGAGGATGGTTGCTCAGGAGGAGGCAGAGCGCCTGGACAAAGACCGCAGAGCTGCATTGGAAGCTAAAGCAGCTCGACTGTACCAGTCTGAAACCCAGACCAAGAGCCAAGAAAGCCTG gCCACTGAGCTGGCAGAGCTTACCTCTAAGATCTCCCTGCTGGAAGATGCCAAGAAGGAAAAGGACGAAGAGGCGAATAAATGGCAGAAAAGG gCGATGGTGGTAGAAGCTGATTTGAAGCAAACCAAAGAGGAGCTGAAGACTAAACTCATGGGTGTCCACATCCAGGATTCTGTCCAACCTCCTATGCATGAGCACGATGAGACAGATGAGAGCAGTGACGAGGCGAGCGCTGAGCTGACTCCTCCGGGCATGGTCCGAGACCGCAGCGAGGAAGAAAGAGTAACAGAGGCCCATAAGAACAAGAGGCTGCAGAAAAACCTCAAG ttcCTGAGCACTGAGCTGGCTGGAGCTGTAGACGAGAGCAAAAAGACCCCCAATGACCTGATCCACGCTGAGAATGTGAAGGCGGGCCGGGACAAATACAAGACCCTACGCCAGATTCGTCAGGGTAACACCAAACAACGCATTGATGAATTTGAGTCCATGTGA
- the LOC117952227 gene encoding moesin-like isoform X1 — protein sequence MTPQRKGYKHVSEEVFRLRIKKKQMSTHPPTSCDWMLLVEQKNINVRVTTMDAELEFAILPSTTGKQLFDQIVKTIGLRETWFFGLQYQDSKSFSTWLKLNKRVTAQDVKRDNPLLIKFKAKFYPEDVADELIQETTQRLFFLQVKECILNDDIYCPPETAVLLASYAVQVKQGDYRKDYHVPGYLAKEKLLPQRVLEQHKLNKNQWENRIQVWHQEHKGLLREDAMVEYLKIAQDLEMYGVNYFNIKNKKGSELWLGVDALGLNIYDKKDKMTPKIGFPWSEIRNISFNDKKFVIKPIDKKAPDFVFYVPRLRINKRILALCMGNHDLYMRRRKPDTIEVQQMKAQAKEEKNKRQMERALLESEKKKRENAEKETEKIARETMELMERLRQIEEQTKRAQDELEEQTQRALELEKERMVAQEEAERLDKDRRAALEAKAARLYQSETQTKSQESLATELAELTSKISLLEDAKKEKDEEANKWQKRAMVVEADLKQTKEELKTKLMGVHIQDSVQPPMHEHDETDESSDEASAELTPPGMVRDRSEEERVTEAHKNKRLQKNLKFLSTELAGAVDESKKTPNDLIHAENVKAGRDKYKTLRQIRQGNTKQRIDEFESM from the exons ATGACTCCACAGAGAAAAGGCTACAAGCACGTCTCTGAAGAAGTGTTTCGACTacggattaaaaaaaaacaaatgtcaact CACCCACCAACCTCTTGCGATTGGATGCTCCTGGttgaacagaaaaat ATAAATGTCCGAGTTACAACCATGGATGCTGAGCTGGAGTTTGCCATCCTGCCCAGCACCACTGGCAAACAACTTTTTGACCAG ATAGTGAAGACGATCGGGCTGAGGGAAACCTGGTTCTTTGGCCTCCAGTATCAGGACAGCAAAAGCTTCTCCACCTGGCTCAAGCTGAACAAAAGG GTGACCGCTCAAGATGTGAAGAGGGACAACCCGTTGTTGATTAAGTTCAAGGCCAAGTTTTACCCTGAGGATGTCGCAGATGAACTGATCCAGGAGACAACACAGCGCCTCTTCTTCCTACAG GTAAAAGAATGCATCCTAAATGATGACATATACTGTCCACCCGAGACTGCAGTGCTCTTGGCATCGTATGCTGTTCAGGTCAAACAAGGAGACTACAGGAAAGACTATCACGTACCGGGATACCTCGCGAAAGAGAAGCTGCTGCCACAGAG GGTTTTGGAGCAGCACAAGCTGAATAAGAATCAGTGGGAGAATAGAATCCAGGTGTGGCATCAAGAGCACAAGGGATTGCTGAG GGAAGATGCCATGGTGGAGTACCTCAAGATAGCCCAGGATCTGGAGATGTACGGGGTCAACTACTTTAACATCAAGAACAAGAAAGGATCCGAGCTGTGGTTGGGGGTGGACGCGCTGGGGCTGAACATCTATGACAAGAAGGACAA GATGACCCCAAAGATTGGCTTCCCCTGGAGTGAGATCAGGAACATTTCCTTCAATGACAAGAAGTTTGTCATCAAACCAATCGACAAGAAAGCTCCG GACTTTGTTTTCTACGTCCCTCGTCTTCGCATCAACAAACGTATCCTGGCATTGTGTATGGGGAATCATGACCTGTACATGCGGAGACGTAAACCTGACACCATTGAGGTGCAGCAGATGAAGGCCCAGGCCAAGGAGGAGAAGAACAAGAGGCAGATGGAGAG GGCTCTGCTcgagagtgagaaaaaaaagcgAGAAAATGCCGAGAAGGAAACAGAGAAGATTGCTCGTGAGACCATGGAGCTGATGGAGAGATTGAGACAGATTGAAGAGCAGACAAAGAGAGCTCAAGATG AGCTAGAGGAGCAGACACAAAGGGCTCTTGAGTTAGAGAAGGAGAGGATGGTTGCTCAGGAGGAGGCAGAGCGCCTGGACAAAGACCGCAGAGCTGCATTGGAAGCTAAAGCAGCTCGACTGTACCAGTCTGAAACCCAGACCAAGAGCCAAGAAAGCCTG gCCACTGAGCTGGCAGAGCTTACCTCTAAGATCTCCCTGCTGGAAGATGCCAAGAAGGAAAAGGACGAAGAGGCGAATAAATGGCAGAAAAGG gCGATGGTGGTAGAAGCTGATTTGAAGCAAACCAAAGAGGAGCTGAAGACTAAACTCATGGGTGTCCACATCCAGGATTCTGTCCAACCTCCTATGCATGAGCACGATGAGACAGATGAGAGCAGTGACGAGGCGAGCGCTGAGCTGACTCCTCCGGGCATGGTCCGAGACCGCAGCGAGGAAGAAAGAGTAACAGAGGCCCATAAGAACAAGAGGCTGCAGAAAAACCTCAAG ttcCTGAGCACTGAGCTGGCTGGAGCTGTAGACGAGAGCAAAAAGACCCCCAATGACCTGATCCACGCTGAGAATGTGAAGGCGGGCCGGGACAAATACAAGACCCTACGCCAGATTCGTCAGGGTAACACCAAACAACGCATTGATGAATTTGAGTCCATGTGA